A part of Pectobacterium cacticida genomic DNA contains:
- a CDS encoding non-ribosomal peptide synthetase has translation MSSPEALLKSLLTRLLDVPSEQLHDESDLICHGLDSMRTMRAASELRRAGISVRFTELIGKRTLAEWIAIVRAANSVTEPPAMHADAGEAPFELAAMQHAFWIGRQEQQQLGGVSAHFYAELDGAELEPERLNLAFKQLIARHPMLRMRINSEGLQYTVAASDCQLQVNDLTELSATEVTLQLEKYRQRYTHQRLDIDQGQTMMLALTRLPGQRSRLHLDLDMIAGDAASLRILLRELASLYAQPDAPLPELHFSYQSYLRQKRENQQAQWQEDRRWWQQQLADLAGPPALPLRASSAVPCTERKHFFLNEAQSQRLSQLSQRAGLTVPAVLATLFSETIGLWNGAAPFVLNLPVFSRHSDHPQVDLLVGDFSSSVLVTIEPASQPDFIAQTRKLQRQLHQAMAHSAYSGVEVLRDLARQQNGEQVLAPVVFTSALALGELYEPYVRQTLGDPVWSISQGPQVWLDAQATEYQGGILLNWDFRADLFLPQVIDAMFDWFRQRTLQLLEEPANWQKPLATPVPLVPFPQPEVPVASGIPLHQRFFHQAQRRPRAIALMWGDEQQLTYGELAHQALCVAGYLQQQGVKAGDYVAISMGKGIGQVIAVLGILAVGATYVPCGIEVPLQRRQRVYQTADVRWVLRDDRPGCQPSWPEGVAVVPLSAALASPPLPSCLPVSPQQAMYAIFTSGSTGTPKGVAVSHGAVANTIDAVDGLFRFTPADRTISLSELDFDLSAYDIFASLSRGAGLVVVDESQRRDAHAWVALLQRWQVTIISCVPALLDMILTAAADTPLPSLRLVMMGGDRIPAEMASRWWSLTGQAAFVGLGGMTEAAIHSTVFVLQPDDTRWSAVPFGQPLANMYCRIVDERGRDCPAWVGGELWVSGPGLALGYLKDPVRSAEKFVEHAGRRWYRSGDRVRYWPEGIIEYIGRTDQQIKIRGHRIELGEIETALLSHPQVLQASVGIVSPAARQLCASLVTLQPLSHATLRSWLQAQLPAYAVPEHYQFLAEMPLTANGKLDRRALQEQAERQLASAERQFQPPEGEIEQQVAALWQQLLQVAQVGREDNFFVLGGDSLIATRLIARMREQNLTTPLAELFATPTLAAFCSHVRRQHQVPDQTLSADEANRYQPFPLSDIQRAFWIGRSGEMTLGAVGSHFYVEFDGQNLDVVRLEQAWRQLMLRHDMLRVRVTEDGQQQVAEQLPAWAIEQHWLNEDAQAELAALRETLSHQVYDPCQWPLFAIHVAHYAQRQRLFVSLDSMMLDGRSIMVLFTEWDRLYRDPRSSLPELSIRYRDYLLQSRPAAEREQQAQAWWRRHLSTLPECPALPLAVAPETLQQPRFRRWSYALSPDRWQQLKAVAKSYGITPSVVLAAAYGEVLARWSNQTALAINLTMFDRQPCHPQINHVVGDFASILLLGYQSSAGGDFLAAARCLQQQEGAALAQRGVSGIWVLRELARQKGQTMASMPVVFTSVIGLDKDASLDLSDAFPQPIYAITQTPQVWLDAKISESRGCLLLEWDALEALFPAGMIAAMFNSYCQLVAQLIQCDWRQPVTLPLPESQRQVRRLTNQTAFSFPDSRPLYLRVFAEAHQHPDATALLWGREGRMDYRTLAQQALAVAGYLQQQGIQPGDRVAITHAKGPQQIVATLGVLAAGGCYVPSGIGLPQARRAMVYRDAGVKRVLCDENSLHQLSWPQGVAVTSLSEALQATPLAAPCVQPAEAAKYIIFTSGSTGTPKGVVVSHGAVANTVDAVAARFGISDSDRSITLSALDFDLSAYDIFTFLGCGASLVVVDEAERRDAAAWVGLINHWQVSVISAVPALIEMITVAAQAHGLTQALRLVMVGGDRVVRQLPQDLWQLAPQTRFVSLGGMTEAAIHSTYYEIQPDDPWWATAPYGVPLANMQCRVVDQQGDDCPDWVKGELWVSGAGLAMGYHGDEKRSAEKFVVWQQRRWYRTGDIASYRPNGVLEFFGRADNQVKIRGHRIELGEVEGALSRLPQVESAVAVVLTGPTRQLAAALVASRPIDLAAVKRAAQDSLPDYEVPEHLIQISQIPLTANGKVDRETISRQIAERLEQAALTDEQLPISGEAETLLAQLWRELLAVPHVTASDNFFSLGGDSLVATRLMSRLQQAGFRGALSSLFSTPVLRPFAASLKREATVQQPVLVHDATCRYQPFPLTDVQQAYWLGRQEAFTLGNIAAQCYNEYELPGMDVARMEQAWHQLVLRHDMLRCRITADGQQQIVQEVPFYHFRQHHLGAASLDERRQQMARQKLAPDSGRLYDVEVIHYGDRQVRLAVLLDNLIVDGLSMLTLFTELFHYYQHPEQPLPPLAVGFRDYQCLRQRQGTSSESLQYWQQRLASLPAAPALPTRVEPETLTQPVFRRLQARLATSQWQKIVQRARQAQITPSVLLLTCFSETLSRWSGQRSLVVNMTLFDRKPVHPDINRIIGDFTSLILAEYHARADESWLSHAQRMQAQIWRDLDHQEVSAVSVMRQLAQHHGGETRAVPVVFTSMLGVADALAKAAPWPDFTLSQTPQVWLDHQVIDLEDGLLLSWDYLEELFPPQMVAQMFASYCSALQWLADEDWQLPPPRQLPLAQQRVRERINATAAPQQGPALLHQGFFEQARRHPQRIALWDGQSGGISYGELRESALAAAAGLKQQGVNEGDCVAIGLPRGVNQIVAVLGVLAAGAAYLPVNGKHPSARQALLCRKAQAKFAIGRVDGATSLPLEQLLNCTPLPEPELPDASSLAYIIFTSGSTGEPKGVEVEHRSVSNTVDDICQRYAIRSQDVFLGVAALDFDLSVFDIFGALGQGAQLVLSAEEEYRDAEGWLALMQQHRVSVWNSVPTLMEMTLEIAQLRGGELPALRLALLSGDWVSPDIAARLKRIAPLCQTIALGGATEAAIWSNAWAVPDRPPRDWTSVPYGLPLRNQQFRVVDELGCDLPDWVAGELWIGGVGVARGYCGDRHLTQASFSGDYPQRWYRTGDMGRYRPDGVLEFLGRRDGQVKLRGHRIELGEIEQQLQRCPGVRRAVVVLKGSGVSASLHAFYEGESTLDAVQRGLRSVLPGWAIPAAIISLSSWPLTANGKIDRKALAQLTVQAVETALSQDDPHQQALADIWQQVLGTQPGHASESFFSAGGNSLLGTRLVAQICKHFGIRLTLRDFFADATLSGLCASVERHLADKNSMEEGLL, from the coding sequence ATGAGTTCGCCAGAAGCGCTGTTAAAAAGTCTGTTAACCCGGCTGTTAGATGTGCCCTCAGAGCAGTTGCATGACGAAAGTGACTTAATCTGCCACGGCCTGGATTCGATGCGTACTATGCGTGCGGCCAGTGAACTGCGCCGCGCAGGTATCTCCGTCAGGTTTACCGAGCTAATTGGAAAAAGAACGCTGGCGGAATGGATTGCCATTGTGCGGGCGGCCAATAGCGTCACCGAGCCGCCAGCCATGCACGCCGACGCAGGCGAAGCCCCTTTTGAACTGGCGGCGATGCAACATGCCTTCTGGATCGGTCGCCAGGAGCAACAGCAACTTGGCGGGGTCTCTGCTCATTTTTATGCTGAGCTCGATGGGGCGGAGCTGGAGCCTGAGCGTCTTAATCTGGCATTTAAGCAGCTTATCGCCCGCCATCCAATGTTACGGATGCGTATCAATAGCGAAGGGTTACAGTACACTGTCGCGGCTTCAGATTGTCAGTTACAGGTGAATGACTTAACCGAACTCAGCGCCACGGAAGTGACGCTACAGTTGGAAAAATATCGTCAACGCTACACCCACCAGCGGCTGGATATTGACCAGGGCCAGACGATGATGCTGGCGCTGACGCGGCTGCCCGGACAGCGCAGCCGGCTGCATCTGGATCTGGATATGATCGCGGGTGACGCCGCCAGTCTGCGCATATTATTGCGCGAACTGGCCTCACTGTATGCCCAGCCCGACGCGCCCCTTCCTGAACTCCATTTCAGCTATCAGAGCTATCTTCGGCAAAAACGTGAAAACCAGCAAGCGCAGTGGCAGGAAGATCGCCGCTGGTGGCAGCAGCAATTAGCCGATTTGGCCGGTCCGCCCGCCTTACCGTTGCGCGCATCGAGCGCAGTTCCCTGTACTGAACGCAAACACTTCTTTCTCAATGAAGCTCAAAGTCAGAGGCTGTCACAGCTGAGTCAACGGGCTGGGCTGACCGTTCCGGCCGTGTTGGCAACGTTGTTTTCCGAGACAATTGGTTTGTGGAACGGGGCCGCCCCCTTCGTGCTTAACCTACCCGTATTTTCCCGCCACTCCGACCATCCCCAGGTCGATCTGCTGGTCGGTGATTTCTCCAGCTCGGTGCTAGTGACGATTGAGCCTGCCAGTCAGCCTGACTTTATCGCCCAGACGAGGAAATTACAGAGGCAACTGCATCAGGCAATGGCGCATTCGGCCTACAGTGGTGTTGAGGTGCTGCGCGATCTTGCCCGCCAGCAAAATGGCGAACAGGTACTGGCTCCGGTGGTTTTCACCAGCGCACTGGCGTTAGGTGAATTATATGAACCCTATGTCAGACAGACGCTGGGCGACCCGGTTTGGTCAATTTCGCAGGGGCCGCAGGTGTGGCTGGATGCCCAGGCCACCGAGTATCAGGGGGGGATCCTGCTGAACTGGGATTTCCGCGCCGACCTGTTCTTACCTCAGGTTATCGATGCGATGTTTGACTGGTTTCGTCAGCGTACGCTTCAGTTGCTGGAGGAGCCCGCCAACTGGCAGAAACCGCTTGCCACGCCGGTTCCGCTGGTGCCATTCCCACAGCCTGAAGTCCCTGTCGCATCGGGTATCCCGCTTCATCAGCGCTTTTTCCACCAGGCTCAACGGCGCCCCCGGGCGATTGCGCTGATGTGGGGGGATGAGCAGCAGCTGACCTATGGCGAGCTGGCGCATCAGGCATTATGCGTTGCCGGATATCTGCAGCAGCAGGGCGTGAAGGCAGGCGACTACGTTGCTATCAGCATGGGGAAGGGCATCGGTCAGGTCATCGCCGTGCTGGGTATTTTAGCCGTCGGCGCTACCTACGTCCCGTGTGGGATAGAGGTGCCGTTACAACGCCGCCAGCGGGTATATCAAACGGCTGACGTGCGGTGGGTATTGCGCGACGATCGGCCCGGTTGCCAGCCGTCATGGCCAGAAGGGGTGGCCGTGGTGCCGCTCAGCGCGGCCTTAGCCAGCCCGCCATTGCCGTCTTGCCTGCCGGTTTCGCCTCAGCAGGCCATGTACGCGATCTTTACATCCGGCTCGACGGGGACGCCAAAAGGTGTGGCCGTTTCACATGGTGCGGTGGCCAATACCATTGATGCCGTCGATGGCTTGTTCCGGTTCACGCCGGCGGATCGCACCATCTCGCTTTCTGAGCTGGATTTTGACCTGTCGGCTTACGATATCTTTGCCAGCCTGAGTCGTGGGGCAGGTCTGGTGGTGGTCGATGAATCCCAGCGCCGGGATGCCCACGCCTGGGTAGCATTGTTACAGCGCTGGCAAGTCACGATCATCAGTTGCGTTCCGGCGCTATTAGATATGATCCTTACCGCCGCGGCCGACACCCCCCTGCCATCGCTGCGTCTGGTGATGATGGGGGGCGACCGCATCCCGGCGGAGATGGCCTCGCGCTGGTGGTCGCTGACCGGGCAGGCGGCATTTGTCGGGCTGGGCGGGATGACGGAAGCGGCTATCCATTCAACGGTTTTTGTCCTGCAACCGGATGATACGCGATGGTCAGCAGTGCCTTTCGGGCAGCCGCTGGCAAATATGTATTGCCGTATCGTCGATGAGCGTGGTCGCGATTGCCCGGCCTGGGTCGGTGGCGAGCTGTGGGTTAGCGGACCCGGTCTGGCTCTGGGGTATCTGAAAGATCCTGTGCGTAGCGCGGAAAAGTTTGTTGAGCATGCTGGCCGCCGCTGGTATCGCAGCGGTGACCGGGTACGTTACTGGCCTGAAGGCATCATCGAATACATTGGACGCACCGATCAGCAGATTAAAATACGCGGCCACCGTATTGAATTGGGGGAGATTGAAACCGCGTTACTCAGCCATCCTCAGGTGCTTCAGGCAAGCGTTGGTATCGTATCGCCGGCGGCCAGACAGCTGTGCGCCAGCCTGGTAACGTTGCAACCCCTGAGCCATGCTACCTTGCGCAGCTGGTTACAGGCGCAGTTGCCAGCCTATGCCGTGCCGGAGCACTATCAGTTCCTTGCAGAAATGCCGCTGACGGCGAACGGTAAACTGGATCGTCGCGCATTGCAGGAGCAGGCAGAGCGGCAGTTGGCGAGCGCTGAACGGCAATTTCAGCCTCCCGAAGGGGAGATTGAGCAACAGGTCGCCGCCCTATGGCAGCAACTGCTGCAGGTTGCGCAGGTGGGGCGCGAGGACAATTTCTTCGTGCTGGGGGGCGACAGCCTGATCGCCACGCGCTTAATCGCCAGGATGCGTGAACAGAACCTGACCACGCCGCTGGCCGAACTCTTCGCCACGCCAACGCTGGCGGCATTTTGCAGCCATGTGCGACGCCAGCATCAGGTGCCTGACCAGACGCTTAGCGCCGATGAAGCCAATCGCTATCAACCGTTTCCGCTCAGCGATATCCAGCGTGCTTTCTGGATAGGTCGCTCCGGGGAAATGACGCTGGGGGCAGTAGGATCGCACTTCTACGTTGAATTCGACGGCCAGAATCTGGATGTCGTGCGGCTGGAGCAGGCCTGGCGTCAGCTGATGCTGCGTCATGACATGTTGCGCGTTCGCGTCACGGAGGACGGGCAGCAGCAGGTTGCGGAGCAGCTCCCCGCGTGGGCAATTGAACAACATTGGTTGAATGAAGATGCACAGGCTGAACTGGCAGCCCTGCGCGAAACGCTGTCGCATCAGGTTTATGATCCGTGTCAGTGGCCGTTGTTCGCCATCCATGTCGCCCATTATGCGCAGCGCCAGCGTTTATTCGTCAGTCTGGACAGCATGATGCTGGATGGTCGCAGCATCATGGTGCTGTTTACTGAATGGGATCGGCTGTATCGCGATCCTCGCTCCAGCTTGCCGGAACTGTCTATCCGCTACCGCGACTATTTATTACAAAGTCGGCCCGCCGCGGAACGCGAGCAGCAGGCGCAGGCATGGTGGCGGCGGCACCTCTCAACGTTACCGGAATGCCCCGCGCTGCCGCTGGCGGTCGCGCCTGAAACCCTGCAACAGCCGCGTTTCAGGCGCTGGAGTTATGCGTTATCTCCCGATCGCTGGCAACAGTTAAAGGCGGTGGCGAAAAGTTACGGCATTACGCCGAGCGTGGTGCTGGCTGCGGCCTATGGCGAAGTGCTGGCGCGTTGGAGCAACCAGACCGCGCTAGCTATCAACCTAACGATGTTTGATCGCCAACCGTGCCATCCGCAGATCAACCATGTGGTCGGTGATTTCGCTTCAATTTTGCTGTTGGGTTATCAAAGCAGCGCCGGAGGCGATTTTCTTGCTGCGGCCCGTTGCTTGCAGCAGCAGGAAGGGGCGGCTCTGGCGCAACGCGGCGTGTCCGGGATCTGGGTATTGCGCGAACTGGCCCGCCAGAAAGGTCAGACTATGGCCTCAATGCCGGTGGTGTTCACCAGCGTTATCGGGCTGGATAAAGACGCGTCGCTCGATCTTTCGGATGCCTTTCCCCAACCAATTTATGCCATCACGCAAACGCCGCAGGTGTGGCTGGACGCAAAAATCAGCGAGTCGCGCGGGTGCCTGCTGCTGGAGTGGGATGCGTTGGAAGCGTTATTCCCGGCGGGTATGATCGCGGCGATGTTCAACAGCTACTGTCAACTGGTGGCGCAATTAATCCAATGTGACTGGCGCCAGCCGGTAACGTTGCCATTACCGGAGAGTCAGCGCCAGGTACGTCGGCTCACCAATCAGACCGCGTTCTCCTTCCCGGATTCACGGCCGCTGTACCTGCGCGTCTTTGCCGAGGCCCATCAACATCCGGACGCCACCGCGCTGCTTTGGGGCCGGGAAGGACGGATGGATTACCGCACCCTGGCACAACAGGCGTTGGCGGTTGCGGGCTATCTACAGCAACAGGGGATACAACCCGGCGACAGAGTCGCTATCACCCATGCAAAAGGCCCCCAGCAAATTGTCGCGACGCTGGGCGTATTAGCGGCGGGGGGCTGCTATGTCCCTTCCGGCATCGGTTTACCGCAAGCGCGCCGCGCGATGGTCTATCGCGATGCCGGGGTAAAGCGAGTGCTGTGCGATGAAAACAGTTTGCATCAGCTCAGCTGGCCGCAGGGCGTAGCGGTAACCAGCCTGAGTGAGGCATTACAGGCGACACCTCTGGCCGCGCCCTGTGTTCAGCCTGCTGAGGCGGCGAAATACATTATCTTCACTTCCGGTTCAACTGGCACCCCTAAAGGGGTGGTGGTGAGTCATGGCGCGGTGGCGAACACCGTTGATGCCGTCGCGGCGCGGTTCGGCATCAGCGATAGCGATCGATCCATCACCCTGTCTGCCCTTGATTTCGATCTCTCAGCCTATGACATCTTTACCTTCCTTGGCTGCGGCGCTTCTTTGGTGGTGGTGGACGAGGCGGAGCGCCGTGATGCTGCCGCCTGGGTGGGGTTAATTAACCACTGGCAGGTCAGCGTCATCAGCGCTGTACCCGCGTTGATCGAGATGATTACCGTTGCGGCTCAGGCGCATGGACTCACTCAGGCGCTGCGTCTGGTGATGGTCGGGGGCGATCGTGTGGTACGTCAGTTGCCGCAGGATTTATGGCAACTGGCACCGCAGACGCGTTTTGTTTCCCTCGGCGGGATGACCGAGGCGGCAATTCACTCGACGTATTATGAGATCCAACCTGACGATCCCTGGTGGGCAACGGCGCCGTACGGCGTCCCGCTGGCGAATATGCAATGCCGAGTGGTGGACCAACAGGGAGATGATTGCCCGGACTGGGTCAAAGGCGAGCTGTGGGTCAGCGGGGCCGGCCTGGCGATGGGCTATCACGGTGATGAAAAGCGCAGCGCAGAGAAGTTTGTTGTGTGGCAGCAACGTCGCTGGTATCGCACCGGCGATATCGCCAGCTATCGTCCCAATGGCGTGCTGGAGTTCTTTGGCCGGGCCGATAATCAGGTTAAGATCCGTGGCCACCGCATTGAATTGGGCGAGGTGGAAGGCGCGCTCAGTCGTCTGCCGCAGGTGGAAAGCGCCGTGGCTGTGGTGTTAACCGGCCCAACGCGGCAGCTCGCGGCGGCGCTGGTGGCCTCTCGACCGATCGACCTGGCCGCGGTAAAACGCGCCGCACAGGACAGCCTGCCGGATTATGAGGTGCCTGAGCACCTGATTCAAATCAGCCAGATCCCGCTCACCGCCAATGGCAAAGTCGATCGTGAAACAATCAGCCGACAGATTGCGGAGCGGCTGGAGCAGGCAGCGCTTACCGATGAGCAACTGCCCATCAGCGGCGAGGCGGAGACTCTGCTGGCACAGTTGTGGCGTGAACTGCTGGCGGTGCCGCACGTTACCGCGAGCGATAATTTCTTCAGTCTTGGCGGCGACAGCCTGGTGGCAACCCGCCTGATGAGCCGACTGCAACAGGCGGGTTTCCGTGGGGCGCTCTCATCCCTGTTTAGCACCCCGGTGCTACGCCCGTTTGCTGCCAGCCTGAAACGTGAAGCAACGGTGCAGCAGCCGGTGTTAGTGCATGATGCGACCTGCCGCTACCAGCCCTTCCCGCTGACCGATGTGCAGCAGGCGTACTGGCTAGGCCGCCAGGAGGCGTTCACGCTCGGTAATATCGCGGCGCAGTGCTACAACGAATATGAACTGCCGGGTATGGACGTCGCGCGCATGGAGCAGGCATGGCATCAGCTGGTGCTGCGTCATGACATGCTACGGTGTCGCATCACCGCAGACGGCCAACAGCAGATTGTGCAGGAGGTGCCATTCTACCACTTCCGCCAGCATCATCTGGGCGCTGCTTCTTTGGATGAACGGCGTCAACAAATGGCGCGACAGAAACTCGCCCCCGACAGCGGGCGCCTTTACGACGTCGAGGTCATCCATTACGGCGATCGCCAGGTTCGGCTGGCCGTGCTGCTCGACAACCTGATTGTCGATGGCCTCAGCATGCTGACGCTGTTCACCGAACTGTTCCACTACTACCAGCATCCTGAGCAACCTTTGCCGCCGCTTGCCGTGGGGTTCCGCGATTACCAATGCCTGCGCCAGCGGCAGGGAACCTCCTCTGAATCCCTCCAATACTGGCAGCAGCGGCTGGCTTCGTTGCCTGCCGCGCCAGCGTTACCGACGCGGGTTGAACCGGAAACACTGACTCAGCCTGTATTCCGCCGCCTTCAGGCCAGACTGGCAACGTCGCAGTGGCAAAAGATCGTGCAACGGGCGCGTCAGGCGCAAATCACCCCCTCTGTGCTGCTGTTAACCTGCTTCTCCGAGACGTTGAGTCGCTGGAGCGGGCAGCGCTCGCTGGTGGTTAACATGACGCTGTTTGACCGCAAGCCGGTTCATCCTGATATCAACCGGATCATCGGCGACTTTACCTCGCTAATACTGGCTGAATACCACGCACGAGCGGATGAGAGCTGGCTCAGCCATGCCCAGCGGATGCAGGCGCAAATCTGGCGCGATCTGGATCATCAGGAGGTCTCCGCTGTTAGTGTGATGCGACAACTGGCTCAGCACCATGGCGGTGAAACGCGCGCGGTGCCGGTCGTATTCACCAGCATGCTCGGCGTAGCCGATGCGTTGGCGAAAGCCGCGCCCTGGCCCGATTTTACGTTGTCTCAGACGCCGCAGGTGTGGCTGGACCATCAGGTGATTGACCTCGAAGACGGCCTGCTACTGAGCTGGGATTATCTGGAGGAACTCTTCCCACCGCAGATGGTGGCGCAGATGTTTGCCAGCTATTGCTCGGCCTTGCAGTGGCTGGCCGACGAAGATTGGCAGCTACCGCCGCCGCGCCAGTTGCCACTTGCTCAACAGCGCGTTCGCGAGCGGATCAATGCCACAGCAGCACCGCAGCAGGGCCCGGCGCTGCTGCATCAGGGCTTTTTTGAGCAGGCGCGTCGTCACCCGCAGCGAATAGCACTGTGGGACGGGCAGAGCGGCGGCATTAGCTACGGCGAGCTGCGGGAAAGCGCGCTTGCGGCGGCGGCGGGGCTTAAGCAACAGGGGGTTAACGAAGGCGACTGCGTGGCGATAGGTCTGCCGCGCGGCGTTAATCAGATAGTAGCGGTGCTGGGCGTACTGGCGGCGGGGGCCGCGTATCTGCCCGTCAATGGCAAACATCCGTCCGCCAGGCAGGCATTGTTATGTCGCAAAGCACAGGCGAAGTTCGCCATTGGTCGCGTGGACGGCGCCACATCTCTTCCCCTTGAACAGCTACTCAATTGCACGCCGCTGCCTGAGCCAGAACTGCCCGATGCATCCAGTCTGGCTTACATCATTTTTACCTCCGGATCGACCGGTGAACCCAAAGGCGTGGAAGTTGAACACCGCAGCGTCAGTAATACTGTCGACGATATTTGTCAGCGTTACGCCATCCGCAGCCAGGATGTATTTTTGGGGGTAGCCGCGCTCGATTTTGATCTGTCGGTTTTCGATATCTTCGGCGCATTGGGCCAGGGCGCGCAGTTGGTGCTCAGCGCGGAAGAAGAATATCGCGATGCCGAGGGGTGGCTGGCGTTAATGCAGCAGCACCGGGTGAGCGTTTGGAACAGTGTCCCCACGCTGATGGAGATGACGCTCGAAATCGCGCAGTTGCGCGGCGGTGAATTACCGGCGCTGCGTCTGGCATTGCTGTCAGGCGATTGGGTCAGTCCAGATATTGCCGCCAGGTTGAAACGTATTGCTCCACTGTGCCAGACCATTGCGCTGGGGGGGGCAACGGAAGCCGCCATCTGGTCCAACGCCTGGGCGGTTCCAGACCGGCCGCCGCGCGACTGGACATCGGTTCCTTACGGGTTACCGCTGCGCAATCAGCAGTTCAGGGTGGTGGATGAACTGGGTTGCGATCTGCCGGACTGGGTGGCCGGGGAGCTATGGATTGGCGGGGTGGGGGTGGCGCGCGGGTACTGTGGCGATCGGCATCTGACCCAGGCCAGCTTTAGCGGCGACTACCCGCAGCGCTGGTATCGCACGGGCGACATGGGACGTTACCGCCCCGACGGCGTCCTCGAATTCCTCGGGCGACGCGATGGTCAGGTGAAGCTACGCGGCCACCGCATTGAGCTGGGCGAAATTGAACAGCAGTTACAGCGTTGTCCGGGGGTACGCCGTGCGGTGGTGGTACTCAAGGGGAGCGGCGTCAGCGCCAGCCTGCACGCCTTCTATGAGGGTGAGAGCACGCTCGACGCGGTGCAGCGCGGGCTGCGTAGCGTGTTGCCTGGCTGGGCGATCCCTGCGGCCATCATTTCGCTCAGCAGTTGGCCGCTCACCGCTAACGGCAAAATCGACCGCAAGGCGCTGGCGCAGCTCACCGTTCAAGCTGTGGAAACCGCGTTGTCCCAAGATGACCCTCACCAGCAGGCGCTGGCGGACATCTGGCAGCAGGTGCTGGGCACGCAGCCGGGCCATGCCAGCGAAAGCTTCTTCAGCGCTGGCGGTAATTCGCTACTGGGCACCCGCCTGGTAGCGCAAATCTGCAAACACTTCGGTATCCGTCTGACACTACGAGACTTTTTTGCTGACGCTACCCTCTCGGGCCTTTGCGCATCCGTCGAAAGGCATTTGGCTGACAAAAACAGTATGGAAGAAGGCTTATTGTGA
- a CDS encoding 4'-phosphopantetheinyl transferase family protein, with protein MFVFTKKLPNSKFIRSHKIGHIIREPSIGVCEIEFQTGNYSDALFTEHSIQFPEKLFAAVAKRRCEYLCGRLAAQTLLHEKQIYTQVTQSTEGAPIWPGGWLGSISHTDHCAIVVISPKNKRCILGVDIENFNPEALSEIAETIAQESERKFMAGTRIDYNIALHITFSAKESFYKALYPQVRKFFGFESAIITNICTRNQTFSIQLTHALTPALPAGFQCTGYYQLDKDKVVTIIY; from the coding sequence ATGTTTGTGTTTACAAAAAAATTACCTAATAGCAAATTCATTCGTTCACATAAAATAGGCCATATTATTCGCGAACCCTCAATAGGTGTTTGTGAGATCGAGTTTCAAACAGGAAACTATAGCGATGCACTATTTACAGAACATTCAATTCAGTTTCCAGAAAAGCTCTTCGCCGCGGTAGCAAAGCGTCGCTGCGAATATCTGTGCGGGCGTCTTGCAGCTCAAACGCTATTACACGAAAAACAAATTTATACCCAGGTAACCCAATCCACAGAAGGTGCACCAATATGGCCTGGTGGATGGCTTGGTTCTATTTCTCATACAGACCACTGTGCGATAGTGGTTATTTCCCCGAAAAATAAACGATGCATTCTCGGTGTTGATATTGAGAATTTTAACCCTGAAGCGCTTAGCGAAATAGCCGAGACGATCGCTCAAGAAAGTGAGCGAAAATTCATGGCGGGAACTAGAATTGATTATAATATTGCATTACACATTACATTTTCGGCAAAAGAAAGCTTCTACAAGGCGCTATATCCCCAGGTGAGAAAATTTTTCGGTTTTGAAAGCGCTATAATCACTAATATATGCACGCGCAATCAAACCTTCAGTATACAGCTGACTCACGCCCTGACGCCCGCGCTACCTGCCGGATTCCAGTGCACCGGTTATTATCAACTCGATAAGGACAAAGTCGTTACTATTATTTACTAA